GCTTACGACATTTCATAGGGACGTATGATTTTACCTCTTTTGCTTCACGCAAGTCTCAGAAAGAGAATCATGTCCGTTCGGTATACGAAGCATGGATGGAAGTGGACCGATCAATGTGCAGAGACCATCCGCGCGATCAGGGTGTCATTCACATTTATGTGAGTGGTAACGGCTTTTTGCAGCATATGGTTCGTATCATTGTAGGGACACTGCTGGAGATCGGAGAGGGCAAACGGAAAGCCTCTGATGTACCAAATATGATTGCTGCATGTAATCGATCTGCTGCAGGACCTACTGCAGTTAGCTGCGGTTTAATGCTCTGGGATCTTGAATACAACAAAGATTAAATTTGGTGAGTGAAAAGCTTAATTAACACTTGCGATTTAATCGCCTATCATGTAATATAAAAGTTGTGTTTTCTTAATGGCTTTCCCACAGCCCCAATTAAGAGGTTCACATCAAATTTACAATCCATCAACACCTAAAGTTATAACTTAACGATCGAAGATAAATGAAAATGATGATTTTGAACATTTTAAGGAGGAACTTTTCATGCGTACTACGTACATGGCGAAGCCTAACGAAGTTGAGCGCCAATGGCACATCATTGATGCTGAAGGCAAAACCCTCGGACGTTTGGCGAGCGAAGCAGCAGCTTTGATTCGCGGCAAACACAAGCCACAATTCACTCCACATGTGGACACTGGCGATTTCGTTGTTATCATCAATGCTGAGAAAATCGTATTGACTGGTAAAAAAATGCAAGGTAAAAAATACTACCGTCACTCAATGCACCCAGGTGGTTTGAAAGTAACTACAGCTGAAGAGATGGTTAAAAACAAACCTGAGCGTATGTTGGAATTGGCTGTTCGCGGTATGCTTCCTAAAACTCGCATGGGCGAGAAAATGAAGTTGAGACTTAAAGCGTACAGAGGCACTGAGCATCCACATGCAGCACAAAAACCAGAAGTTTACGAACTTCGCGGTTAATTAAAAGGAGGACAGTTTCATGGCACAAGTACAATACTATGGGACAGGTCGTCGTAAACATTCGGTAGCACGTGTTCGCCTTGTACCGGGTGAAGGACGCATTGTCATCAATAAACGTGATATTAATGAATACTTCGGTTTGGAAACACTCAAACTGATCGTAAAACAACCACTGAACTTGACAGAAACGCTCA
The nucleotide sequence above comes from Paenibacillus sp. W2I17. Encoded proteins:
- the rplM gene encoding 50S ribosomal protein L13, translating into MRTTYMAKPNEVERQWHIIDAEGKTLGRLASEAAALIRGKHKPQFTPHVDTGDFVVIINAEKIVLTGKKMQGKKYYRHSMHPGGLKVTTAEEMVKNKPERMLELAVRGMLPKTRMGEKMKLRLKAYRGTEHPHAAQKPEVYELRG